Within Telopea speciosissima isolate NSW1024214 ecotype Mountain lineage chromosome 8, Tspe_v1, whole genome shotgun sequence, the genomic segment TAAAGGGAGGACTCATAACTTCCTTCCATGGGTTAATTTCAGCCAGAAAGATTTCGTctcagggaaaaaaaacacGACTAGATTATAAAAGTTTCTGAGAACAACTGGATGGCTGAAAATATAAAGGCAAGATATCCATTATATTGCGGACCATATAGTTGAGACGACAATAGGCCAATCGGAAGGTAACCTATCCAATTCAGATTCAACTTATGCCATGTGTCCTGCTAAACTAGCAAGATGGCCGTTCTGAAAATCTTTTCCTTCAAGATAATAATATTAGTGTTGTATACCACTCTAGCGGATCAAGGTATACTAGTATCTGCTTCAGTCAGAGATTGGGTTTCAATTATGATGCCACCATTGACAGCCATTATCCCATGGCTTTTGCCATGTGATGTGTAAAGCTTACATGAAACACAAATCAAAGCAGTGCACAATATTGACTTCTTGTAATCCTCTATAATTATGTGCTAGTTGCGAGAGCTTTGGGGACCCCTGCCCCTCTCGCCTTATTACCTCCCATTCCATTACAATTTTTCTGCGACATAAGGTGCACATTAAATGAGAATTATAGTTTCAAGGTACAGTGAGATTTCTATACTTTCATTCAATTTCCTCCTCTGACCCCTAACTCTTCCTAACTGGCTATCAGATGGACAGAGAGTAACCCCCTCCTATGGATGAACAGACTATTGGATCAAAATGTTGATACCATTCTCAAGGACAAAGATATGCTAGTAGGGGATAACAGTGACTGTATGGTCAACGGGGATGAAGAGTGGCAGGAAAAAATGATACTACAGTATCACCAAGAATCACAACAAACCAGTCAATAGTTAACAAAATATCAAAACTTGAGAGTTCCTTATACCAAAAAATAGTTTGAGAATTTTCTGTAATATTAGAGGATCATATTTTGGGGCCAGCTTAGCAAGCTTATTAGGGGTTTTCTTAACCCTAGTCCCACATTCATAATATAAACTGATTTTAACAAGAATGAGGACTTCAAACATGCTGAAAGAGACAAAAATGTGGGATGATTTCCAAACTTAACACTCAGAAATTCCCTGCTGTAAAATTGACATGACCTCCACCACAAACAGCACCAACATTACTAATCACTTCCAATCTTAAGTTAGGACTTCTTTTTTTCAGTCAATTAAAATGTTACCCATTCTTTTCCAGCAGAAAGATGAATCACAAAACAACAAAAGTACATCTACATAAAATAATGGTTATGAGGTCACCTCTTCATAACAATTTCTATAACTTAGGAGCCTGCAAAATAAGCCTTGAAACTGAACATATTTCTTAAAGTTGGTTGTTGGCAAAGTTTGACACTCAAGGGGAACAATCAGAGTTTATACTAGTAACTGTGTAGGGCCTATATAAGAACATAGTAAGTTTCACCTGAATATGAAGAATAACAAACCCAAGATGATGAAAATTGTTAAGGATAAGGATTATGTAACCGCCCAGAACCATTGTATGTAGGCTAAGGGCTGTGAATGTGCTATGACTCAGCCCTAGCTAGACACACCTTATTTGTAACCATTgtccttattataaataagaacGGGCTCTGTCCTCTCTGaaaagccaaatcattctctatCACTTCtcttctcaacttggtatcagagcccaatccttttttgggtttaaatattttttttccaccgaagtttttctttcaaccaccgCCGCCGAGGCTTTGGCCTCCCCTCTTGGTTTTGTATGGTCGATTGAACATGCGTTACTACATGTCGCCCCACACAAAACATTGCTAATTGCTGACCACCTTCGCTAGCCGCTTCCATGGAGACTACCCACCGTCCCAGGGACACCACCGTCACTCCACTGATTGTAGCTGCAATCCCCCGCGGCCTTTTCGACTCTGCCTAGGGCCCTCCACTTGCCGCCACCACCGGCCCTCCCAGGCCCTCCGCCTGGCCCCCTACCGCCCCTTCCAGACCCTTCGCTTGGCCCCTGCCGACCTGGTTGGCACTCCGTCTGGCTCATATCACCTTCGTGGACCCTTCAGCTCGCTTAGCCGATCCTTGCCTGCTGCCCGCCTCATGCTACACTTTACCATTGCATCTTTGAGCCACTATTGATATGTTTTAATTACTCCTTATGAGGTATTTCTCCTGCAGCTTGTTGTGTTTATTCCCTTGGTTCGATGACGGAAGCTTCTATTACTTCCCTTGGCACTGGGGTTGGGAATTTGAGCCACCTTAGTACTCCCCATCATCACCCCTCTCTTTAGCTAGGGCTCACCAAGTAGAATGGGCTGAACTATCTTGCATTTTCACGCGCCTCCTTACCATTTGTGGTAATCACTTTTTGGGGTACCTCACTGGTGACACCCCCTTGCCTATTGAGACTCCTACCAAAGACAATTGGTTGGCTAATGATGCATTGATTATGTCATTTCTGTTGAACTCTATGGATCCATCTATCAGTCCcaattttgttttgttgaaTTCTACAAAAGAGTTATGGTATGTTGTTAAGAAAATATATGGTCAGACAAGCAACTATGCCCATATCTATGAGATTCGTCATCAAATCAGTGAGATCACTCAGCAGGAATAATCTGTTTTGGCTTATTATTCTACCCTCACTACTttttggcagcaattggattttTACCACCCGGTTCCCACGATTTGCACCAGTGATGCTGCCACGTTCACGAAGGAACGTGAAATGGAACGGGTTTATGACTTCCTTACTGGCCTAAATCCGGATTATGATCAGATGCGCATTCACGTCCTTAGCCGAGATACATTCCCTACACTTCTTCAGGCTTATCGCATGAGGATCGGCGCCACTCTATTATGATGTCCTCTACAGTCCTTCCACGTTCGGCCTTTGTTAGGACTCCGCAGCTCTCTCTGTCTTCGAACTCTGTTGGTACCGTCCCTAAACCCAGTCCTCCTCCACGTGACCCGGTTAAATGTGATAACTGTGGATGTCCTCACCATAGTAGAGAAAcctgttggaagcttcatggtcgcctAAAGGGGGAGGTTGTGGCAGTAAACAGAACTCCTCTCACCCACAAGCACATCTGAATGAGACTACCGATAGCTCTTTCTCTACTTGTGCCTCTCCGTTTTCTTCAGAACAGCTAGTTGCACTCCAACATATGATGACTCAGCTTGGTACTGCATCCCCTACCATGGCATCTTCCACCTTACCTGCTTCTCACTTAGCCCAATCAGGTATATTTTTAGCTTCCTCCCACTCTAGTCCTTATTGGCTCCTTGATTCTAGAGCCTCCAATCATATGACTAGTGCCTCGGACCTATTTCGTACTTATGTCCCTTGTTCGGGTAAGGATAAGGTTCGAGTTGCCGATGGTTCCTCGTCCGCAATTTTGGTAAAGGCTTTTTGTCTTGTTCTCCTACCATCTCCTTATCCTCAGCTCTTCATGTCCATCTATGCTTCTTGAGCTAGCTCCAGAGCAAACATCAGGTAATGattcctcttctccatctaaTGATGagcttcctattgctattagcaaggatttaagtatcggtatcgggtatcgtatcggtcgggcgattttaCGAGACATATCGTATCATAtcatatcggagatacgtatcgatcggtgcataaacatatgaaaatgatcaaaatacacatggaaatacacttttggacaataaaaacaatataaacaagcaatttgtgtcatatatcatgcatatatactaagaattgtgaataatcaataaccagacaaatgcggcactttgaaattgttataaaagattaaaagatgaaatttcttacatgtagagtcactctattgccatgaagaatgtcggggtggatcaaagtcatgtctgtaagggtctttagccaattatacatttgatcaaactataatgaaagagtatagatggaaaaatcatgatttttgacatttttttaagtattttataaattcagaaaatacccaaaaaataaaaaaaaattacagattttagggtaaatgtataatcttaTTGGGATGTCatagatctatacataatgtactacatatattatatacattaccatttgttttaaattttagaagaaaataaaaaaaaaaaatcattttaaagaaggaattttcggttttgggtaaaaaatgcaaagaaacatggattttgaactcaaatctttgtaaatgtatacaaagaatgcaatttctatgttagtttaacatattccctttgattcatacaaaaaaacataccaaaaatcaaagatttaagcaaaagaatcaagttttttttttaaaaacttacctttcccttcaagaacaccttttgatttcgaatgtgggctgttagatgcaccaaatgatgagatttcaGCTCCTTTAGGgtcgtttttggcaaaggaatgaaagccctcaacaaatgttacccaaaaaccaagtttaGATATGTTTTTTgatgggtttctcaaagctggaacCAGGTTTTTTCCGCCAGCCTGCTAGGAGCTCGATTTTCTATTCTGAGAATGACTTGGGCATGTGGGTTTTAAGTTAACGATATGTATTGAGGCGTATCGAGTCGTCtcaatatgtatcggtcgatacatatcgagacgactcgatacgtatcgctattttaaatataataaaataatgttttaaaaaaGTCTTCTCTgtatcgatacgtctcgatatagtcgagacatttgcattttaaaaaaaaaaaagatatgtctcgacctgtatcgtatcgaccacgaccaatgccgagacgtatcggccgagacaaTACGATACGGTCCGAGACTTACTTCCTTGGCTATTAGGAAAGGTGTGTGATCTTGTACCTTACAccctatttctaactttgtcTCCTATGAATCATTGTCCTCCTTCCTATCGTATCTTTGTTATCCTTTGTGTATCAATCCCACAGGGCTGGAAAGAAGCTATTATAGACCCAAAGTGGAAAGATGCAATGGTAGAAAAAATGCAGGCCTTGAAGAAGAATCATACTTGGGAGCTTGTTCCTTGTCCTGAAGGAAAGAAACCAGTATGGTGTAAATGATTGTTCGTTGTTAGACAGAAAGAAGATGGTATTATTGAGAGGTACAAGGCAAGATTGGTTGCCAAGGGATTTACCCAGACTTACGACATTGATTATCAGGACACATTTGCTCCTGTTTCCAAAATGAATTCTGTTCGAGCTTTGCTATCTTGTGCTACAAATATTGGATGGAATCTTCAGCAACTAGACGTTAAAAATACCTTCCTTAATGGTGATCTCAAAGAAGAGGTTTACATGGACATCCCTCCAGGTTTTGCATCATCAACCATACTGGAAAGGTGTGTAGACTACAGAAATCTCTTTATGATCTTAAACAGCCTCCTCAagcttggtttggtcgtttCCAAAAAGCTATGCAGAAGTTTGGATATAAGCAAAGTCAAGCAGATCATATCTTgtttgtcaaacacaaggatgaTAAAGTCATTGCacttatagtctatgttgatgatatagtgataATATGCAATGGTGTTGTAGAGAACTACTTGTTAAAGGCTCAGTTGGCAGCAGAGTTTGAAACTAAGGATCTGGGACAACTCAGGTACTTCCTAAGGATTGAAGTAGCTTGATCTAGCAAGGTTATATTCAATTCCCAAATAAAGTATATTTTGGACCTTCTTGTTTAGAAAGGTATGCTTGGATGTAAGCCTACCGACTCTCCTATTGAAGTCAATCACCAACTTAGTTGTACAGGGTGTAATTTGGTAGATAAGGAAAGATATCAATGTCTTGTGGGACAATTGATATACCTCTCTCATACCCGGCCAGATATTGCTTATGTTGTAGGAGTTATTAGTCGGTTTCTACATGATCCAAAGTCCGCTCATCTCGAGGCAATATACTAGACCTAAGGTACCCAAAATCAGCACCAAGGAAAGGTCTTCTATGTTCCTACAATAGCAACCTAAAGTTGGAATCCCTTCACCGGTGTTGACTGGGCAGGTTCCATTGACGATTGGCGCTCCACTCCAGATATTGTACTTTTCTGGGAGGAAATCTGGTTACAtggcgaagcaagaagcaaTCGGTTGTATCCAGGTCTAGTGTAGAGGCAGAATATTGGGAAATGGCACAAAGGGTATGTGAACTCATCTCACTGAAAATTCTACTAAGTGATCTAGGAGTGACATCTGAGGCTCTActgtgacaataaggctgcaATTGATATAGCACATAATCCAGTACAACATGACACATTGAGCTTGAttggcacttcatcaaagagcgTGATGCACATGCGATGGACTGGAGAATTTCTTACTTTTGAAATCCAGATTTTCAGCTCGATCCGCGTCGTCCAAATGGGAGTTCGTCCATGTGGCAAACTCTGGTGCCGCACTACAAGATCTGTAGCACACCCCTGATCTACAAAGGAGCCGAATTCTGTGACTGTGCTATGATTCAGCCCTAGCTAGACATACCTTATTTGTAACTTTTATCCTCATTATAAACAATAACAGCCTCTGTCATCTCTAATAAGCCAAATCATTCTTTGTCACTTCTCTTCTcaactaaaatgaaaaaaaaaaatttattttatgaaaagcTTGACCCTGATGCCTTGACCTTTTTCAAATAATTGGTCTAGCTACTTCAGCATTGTCCCTTTTTGTGCGGTGTGTGGGGGGAGGGTGAGGATACACACAGACAGGGTACAAGTTCTGCAACTAATAGCTCTCACACTTGTAGCCAAATAAGACTAGTAATACTAACATACAAGCTAACCATCTGTGTTAATACATTCCTAGCATAGATGACACATAAAAGATGCACATCTCTGACATTACTTATTTCCATCTGGGCTCCCTATTTTTAAGACCTTCCACATTGTTTTTCACCTGattcttgcaaaaaaaaaaatttctttccatagttccaacttccaaccaTTGTCATGTAGCTCCTAGTTCAGTTCTTGATGTGATACAAAACATGACAAGAAATCTGTGACTCTCAGGGAAAACTGCTGATTGGCAGCATAGTCCAGTAAAATAGTGCAGAGCGAATTCGGCGACTATGACCCCAACATTATGATGTTTGGTTCATGTAACTATTTTGGTGGTTAGTGACAAAGCGAACATGTACAAGTAAACCTTTATATTTGGCACATCCTAATAAGTAAACACAATCTCACCAAGGGATCAGGTTTGGAATCTCAAAATTCCATAGTAAATCCACCCCATGACATATGGCTTTAAAGTGTGCATTCCTTAAACATATTTATAGGAATTCATTGTATTTGGTCTCATTCAGTTTGTACCTGGAACACAATTATCAGAGTGATGCTTAAATACTTCTCAATTTCCCTCCTTCCACCCttaatttgagattaaagaggATTCTAGGAGCGCACTGCTAACCCAGAACCAAATGCGAGGAAAATAAACGGAGAAACCAAGCTCATTCAATTATCTTCTAAACACAAAGCGAACCAAAGGAACCACccccaaaataataaaattccaaaaccctaagaaccAGAAAGTAGGAGAATTGGAGCGAGACCAATTGGAACCTGTGGGAGACGACCAAGCGGCGTGGAGAACGCAGCGCTCCTGCACATTGGAGCAGAACCCAATAGTAATTTTGTTGAGATCACCACGAAGAACCGATCCGTTCCAAACGGAAGATCCGTCGCCAACCGTGACTTGGCCAGCGAGAACAACATTTGGGGCGACGTACGCATCGACGGCAATCTTGGGAAGCCATTGCCCTAACGGGATTATTTTCCTTTGCCCTCTATAGTCCCATTTTACTCTATCAGTCGATATTGCAGTCGCTGACACTTTCGCCGCTTCAGTGGAAAGACCACGAAAGGCTGAAAGAGATCGAGATGGAGATGAGAGACTGCTGCATAAAACCTTTCGAGATAGACGAGCTAGAGCTGccattttttcttaatttttctttcctttcctggGTTTCCTCCCCCCTTTGATAGAGCACTGTATACCATAAACGAGAAGACACAGGCAGCAGAACCGAAGAGCTGTACGAGAGTCCGGAATCTGTGAGTCGGAATTCGGAATCTAAGCCCTTGGTGTCTACACTCCACACCGTCGATACCCCTCCACTCTCCACCAACGGTGCTGATGCGTTTCCTTCGAACTGGTGTTGAGTTTCTACTCCAAAATAAAAGCGAATTATATTATTGTATGTTTTCAAATGTCACAAGACATTTATTTTGCCATGGATATTCCCTTCACACCGTTGAATAAAGAGGAAATAGTTTTttccaatccaaaaaaaaaagaggaaataatTTAGATTAGTTATATGTCAAATTTAAagatctaattcaatcaaaggtcagtgttctctatgggggagcgtggcccctgtGGATGCTAGGACCAACGCGTTGACATCATGGGGACaggatttttgccttttatGGGGTGGAACGGTCATTTCCCCCCTCTATACCTGGGCATGGGCAGTACACTCCCCCAGAGTGACTTTGCtccttcaatcaaataccccttTTGTATTGATAGACATCCTCTGTATGTCCATTCATATATATTAGTATTCTAGACATTATTGTGCACTTTCTTAACTCCGAGCGGAGGAACAAACAATTTAagttaaaaaatcataaaataaatgacttaattttttattatgattttcaaaaacatcaccttccattgttatATGGAtacctacccaaaaaaaatatttctttgaacttaagaaaataaaaggggagAGCATATGATGAAGGCCAACACAAAAATGAGATGCGACAACATCATTGTAAatagtttcataaaaaaaaacattattgtAAATAGGAGGGGCAGCAAAGTCAATTCATACGAGAAAGACAAACAATAGACATAGAGGTGCTAGCATACCCTGACCTAGGTTTCATGAACAAGCGGTTTATAGGAGGGTACCAATGAGATGTGACAAAATGGTTTCGTGAAGGTAATATTatgtaagaagaagaagagagagagggtgccAGCGTACACTCCATGGTTGCTctgagaaccttttccctatcCCCCCCTTCAATAAGATCCGccgttaccaaaaaaacaaaagaagaagagaaccttttccctaaaattGTTTACTTGTAGAGTTCACTATTTCATGTCTTAAAATTGGatcgatgttctctgtgccacaacgCAGGCTgagcccaaacacatgggggcgGTATTTCCACCATTTAGGGGgtggggtagtcatttcacccacctcccatgtgtctaggcacaaccTGGGCCCTTgacatagagaacattttctcattaaaaatatgggaaaaaatgcCATGATGCCAAAATACGAGGAAAACTCTACACTCTCCTTAATTAATGGGGGAGGGATCACTTCAACCATAAAGTGCAATTCTAGTAGACGGTTTTAATGAGTGTGTGGAATTCACATTGGATGTGAGAGGGCATGCATAAGAATTTGCTCATTGGCACATGCAAACTTTTCCCTTAATCAATAAAAGGGTCTTTTATTGAACATATTATACTCACTGTCTCTCATTGGTGTGATTTCCCATTTTCACATCTTGGGAAACTTCTACGCAAATCATAAATTAAAGGGATGATGTTTTCTATCTGGGAGCGTTGCCTACACTAGCGCTCATTGAGTCTATCCCTCTCCTTATCAATAGGGGCAGATATATCATTTCATGAGAGGGGGGAAAAATAAACACAGGGGCATTGACATAGACCACGTTCTTGGGCAAAAAACATTTTCCCTAACTTAAACtatgaaatattaaaaaaaaaaaagatccccATACTGACGGCATGGAGATTCTTTCCTATGTGCTCTCATGTAATGATTTGTGGGCCTTCCACTAACACTCGCTTCAAACACCTTGGGGCTTGGGGGCCATCCTACTGAACGAAAccatctttcatttcttttttcttttttttttttggtaaataagaTTCTATTCATCACATGATGGACACATGGTGCTCGAATAACAGTTCTCTGTGAACCATGGAGTGGAATTTGGCTAGACCGTCAAACACACCATCAACAGGGCCCTCCTGAGCTATAGAATCTGCTATATTGTTGGATTCCCTAAAAATGTGAATGACTTTACAATccagaaaacaagaagaaagacaTAGAATATCAGAGATAATCGGCTGGATGTATAGGGTGGGGCTAGAACTAATGCGTTAATGAACCTCACAAGCTCTTGGCAATCAGATTCAATAACAATCTGATCATGGCAGTTAGCAATAGCCTCCAGCATACCAGCACGAATGGCAAGGGCCTTTCTTCCAAAATAGAATTGAATTGAGCTTTCTCCGATTTCGCCAGAAGCGGAATGTCTCTTTTAAAGTCTCTAATAATTATTCCCAACACGAATTGATTCTGGTTTTTCCTCCAGGCCCATAAAATGTATTTCACTTCCTACAAATTTAGGATGGAACAAACAAAGCCTTTATTGAAATCTTCTTACAATTATAAATATTGAAGATGATGGTTTCCTGCATTGGGAATGAGTTTTTAACCATAATCTTGGAGTGTTATGAGTCAAATATTGTATTCTCAGGACTACTAGTTGGGCTACATAATTGTGTCCACTACAAATGACCATACTGACTTTGGATAAAAGTGGATTTATTTTGTAACATCATGGGCCGATCCATTATGGGCTTTATGAGCAGATGCCAACTTTTTAGTATATCTAAATGGCCCACTAATATGGTATACTCAGCAATTAACCTGCGCCCACTTCTCAAGCCCAAGTTCATGGCAGAAAGACGCTGAGAAGTGTAGGAATGGTTGTACATGAATATTTAATTTAACtaatgggaaaaggaacgctaaccggtCACTGGGGCACAGTGTGTACCTGCATCCAGACACAGTCCAGCACGAAAAGACCGACACACTTCCCTTAAAAGTCGAAAAGGACCAGGGGTGCGTCGATCTTTTCGCAATGGGTTGTGTTTGGACGCAGGCACACGCTAAGACACAACACGGATTAGTGTTTTTTCTCCCTTAACTAATACAATGGATCTGGTGCTCTCTGATACACAAATTTCCATATTTTTGTCTTGGGATATGGGGCAAATTATTtgatacaaattttttttttttttttccattttgggttatttttatTCAGCATATATATTAATGCACAAACAATTACAACTTTTGTAAGATAGGGGATGTTTCAAAAGGGACCTGACTCTCCTCCAAccgtggcgggagctagaggatccaacccagcaaaaaACAGGGGGATTTGGCCATTTCAAAGGAAGGGggccacctgtgaaatgacccaaacaccccttgTTTTGCTGGGCTAGCTGAATCctctagctcccgccacggctggaagAGAGCTGAATTGCTTCACAAGACCCAACTTCCCTCCAATGTAGAAAAGGGAGTCGAGGCGGTGCTCAGCTAGACAATCTaattaggaaaagagaaaagaagaaacacatTGTAGGTGTGTACTTTCCACTCACATactctcttctctatcttttcatcaaatatGTGGATCCCTTCTATCTTTTTATTAagtatattattttatttttaaaagaaagaatgccacctggtCACGCCAAACATGCCACCCCTGTATCTGACACAGGGGCATACGAAATGACCATTGCACCCCAAGTTAttagagtgagagagagactcatggtaTTGATGCCACCATGATTCCCTAGCTATTAGTACCAAGCTTAggggagaggaggagagagagatcccTAAAACTGGGTTCCTAAAGGTTAGGTTAGATCATAAATAACTAAATTCAAGAGAGAAAGACACCCCAAGATATGGGATCAATTCCCTGAAGAATAATATCAAATCCTAAAAAGCTTGATCCAAACCTCATAGGTTAGAATCTCTTAATCAATCATAAACAAACAGGTATTAAGCACTGCAGTCTGGATG encodes:
- the LOC122672884 gene encoding gamma carbonic anhydrase-like 1, mitochondrial produces the protein MAALARLSRKVLCSSLSSPSRSLSAFRGLSTEAAKVSATAISTDRVKWDYRGQRKIIPLGQWLPKIAVDAYVAPNVVLAGQVTVGDGSSVWNGSVLRGDLNKITIGFCSNVQERCVLHAAWSSPTGLPAETTIERFVTIGAYSLLRSCTIEPECIIGQHSILMEGSLVETHSILEAGSVLPPGRRIPTGELWAGNPARFVRSLTHEETLEIPKLAVAINDLSKSHFSEFLPYSTAYLEVEKLKKSFGISI